In Rahnella sikkimica, the following are encoded in one genomic region:
- a CDS encoding DUF2502 domain-containing protein produces the protein MIKPILFGTLLFALLPAAAPAVQASSFSLNTPGLSISIGERDRRGYYWDGYDWRNPSWWNSYRGHNYGHRGPRGDYWDGYRWRDQGWWQQRHPPRRPMPPPPRYYHGDHGRPHYDHGRGPDRGHGYDRGRGHDRGDDRHH, from the coding sequence ATGATTAAGCCAATACTTTTCGGAACATTACTGTTCGCTTTGCTTCCTGCCGCCGCGCCAGCTGTGCAGGCCAGCAGCTTTAGCCTCAATACGCCGGGACTTTCCATCAGTATTGGCGAGCGTGACCGCCGGGGTTATTACTGGGACGGATACGACTGGCGCAATCCGAGCTGGTGGAACAGTTACCGCGGCCATAATTATGGTCACCGTGGCCCGCGCGGGGATTACTGGGACGGTTATCGCTGGCGCGATCAGGGCTGGTGGCAGCAACGCCATCCGCCACGTCGCCCGATGCCACCGCCGCCGCGCTATTATCATGGCGACCACGGACGTCCGCATTATGACCACGGGCGTGGTCCGGACAGAGGTCACGGATATGATCGCGGACGCGGGCATGACCGGGGTGACGACCGTCATCACTGA
- the mgrA gene encoding L-glyceraldehyde 3-phosphate reductase: protein MPYLASPNRYEKMEYRRCGQSGLKLPAVSLGLWHNFGDNAHFENGRKLIRHAFDHGITHFDLANNYGPPPGSAEQHFGRILQEDLLPYRDELIISSKAGYTMWDGPYGDWGSKKYLVASLNQSLKRMGLDYVDIFYHHRPDPDTPLEETMAALDLIVRQGKALYVGLSNYPAERAKEAFVILKQLGTPCLIHQPKYSMFERWVEADLLDTLADNGVGSIAFSPLAGGVLTDRYLAGIPEDSRAASGSKFLTSDQLTEEKLAKVRKLNDIAQARGQKLSQMALAWVLRGDRVTSVLIGASKTGQIDDAVGMIANRHFSSEELAAIEAILV, encoded by the coding sequence ATGCCGTATTTAGCGAGTCCCAACCGTTACGAAAAGATGGAATACCGCCGCTGTGGTCAGAGCGGGCTAAAACTGCCTGCTGTTTCCCTTGGCCTCTGGCATAACTTTGGGGATAACGCCCATTTTGAAAATGGCCGGAAGCTTATCCGCCATGCGTTCGACCACGGGATCACCCATTTTGACCTCGCCAATAACTACGGTCCGCCTCCGGGTTCTGCCGAACAGCATTTTGGCCGCATTTTGCAGGAAGATTTGCTGCCGTATCGCGACGAGCTGATCATCTCTTCGAAAGCCGGTTACACCATGTGGGACGGCCCTTACGGTGACTGGGGTTCGAAAAAGTATCTGGTCGCGAGCCTGAATCAGAGCCTGAAACGCATGGGGCTGGATTACGTGGATATCTTCTACCATCACCGCCCGGATCCGGACACGCCGCTGGAAGAAACCATGGCGGCGCTGGACCTGATCGTGCGCCAGGGCAAAGCGCTGTACGTCGGCTTATCCAATTATCCGGCAGAACGCGCCAAAGAAGCGTTTGTGATCCTCAAACAGCTCGGCACGCCGTGCCTGATTCATCAGCCGAAATACTCGATGTTTGAACGTTGGGTGGAAGCAGATTTACTCGATACGCTGGCGGACAACGGTGTCGGTTCTATCGCCTTTTCGCCACTGGCGGGCGGTGTGCTGACGGACCGTTATCTGGCAGGCATTCCTGAAGATTCACGTGCGGCCAGCGGCAGTAAATTCCTGACGTCTGATCAACTGACGGAAGAGAAGCTGGCGAAAGTGCGTAAGCTGAATGACATTGCGCAGGCGCGCGGACAGAAGCTTTCCCAGATGGCGCTGGCCTGGGTGCTGCGCGGCGATCGCGTGACGTCGGTGCTGATTGGTGCCAGCAAAACCGGGCAAATTGATGATGCGGTCGGCATGATTGCTAACCGTCATTTCAGCTCTGAAGAGCTGGCGGCGATCGAAGCGATCTTAGTGTAA
- a CDS encoding alpha-keto acid decarboxylase family protein, with product MDNQYTVGDYLLDRLSFSGISELFGVPGDYNLTFLDSVINHQQITWVGCTNELNAAYGADGYARTKGIGALLTTFGVGELSALNGIAGSFAEYVPVIHIVGAPALASQCKGELLHHTLGDGNFGHFMRMSQPVSVAQAALTPENALSEIDRVIEEVLYHSRPGYILLPSDVAALPVSTRAHALPARQPPFSPSSLDAFVAAAETQLRGAKRVSLLADFLADRFDVKAALEEWMEEVPLPHATLLMGKGLFNEQQTNFAGTYSGAGSAASTREAIEGADVVINVGVKFTDTITAGFTQQLPDGKCIDLQPFSARVGDQIFHQLPVAKTVSVLHRLTAELASGWQSYTVKRTALPAAHEGHFGQYEFWQQIQDFLQPGDILVAEQGTACFGAAALNLPEDCQFVVQPLWGSIGFTLPAAFGVQIAAPARRVVLLIGDGSAQLTLQGLGAAIRYGLPPVIFVINNDGYTVERAIHGETQRYNDIAQWNWTQFPSAFGGKDVFTARADSPQALKEAIEKASAHRQMAWIEVVLPKMDIPELLSSVTKSLAKRNSGQ from the coding sequence ATGGATAATCAATATACCGTAGGTGACTATCTCTTAGACCGCTTATCGTTTAGCGGGATCTCCGAATTGTTTGGTGTGCCGGGGGATTACAACCTCACCTTTCTCGACAGCGTAATTAATCATCAGCAAATCACCTGGGTCGGCTGTACCAATGAACTTAACGCCGCGTATGGCGCAGACGGATATGCCCGTACCAAAGGCATCGGCGCGCTGCTGACCACGTTTGGCGTGGGCGAACTGAGCGCACTCAACGGTATTGCGGGCAGTTTTGCCGAATACGTTCCGGTGATCCACATCGTCGGCGCGCCGGCGCTGGCCTCACAGTGTAAAGGCGAATTACTGCACCACACGCTGGGCGACGGCAATTTCGGCCACTTCATGCGGATGTCGCAACCGGTGAGCGTCGCGCAAGCTGCGCTGACGCCGGAAAATGCGCTGTCTGAAATCGACCGCGTCATTGAAGAAGTCCTCTATCATTCGCGGCCGGGCTATATTTTGCTGCCAAGCGACGTGGCGGCGTTGCCGGTCAGCACCCGTGCCCATGCGCTCCCGGCGCGTCAGCCGCCATTCTCGCCTTCTTCTCTGGACGCTTTTGTCGCCGCCGCAGAAACTCAATTGCGCGGTGCAAAACGCGTTTCGCTGCTGGCGGATTTCCTCGCCGACCGTTTTGACGTCAAAGCCGCGCTGGAAGAGTGGATGGAAGAAGTGCCGCTGCCGCACGCCACCTTGCTGATGGGCAAAGGACTGTTTAACGAGCAGCAAACGAATTTCGCCGGTACCTATTCCGGCGCAGGCAGCGCGGCGTCAACCCGTGAGGCCATTGAAGGCGCGGATGTGGTGATTAACGTCGGGGTCAAATTCACCGACACGATCACCGCCGGATTTACCCAGCAACTTCCCGACGGCAAATGCATTGATCTCCAGCCCTTTTCCGCCCGCGTGGGCGATCAGATTTTCCACCAGTTGCCGGTGGCTAAAACCGTCAGCGTCCTGCATCGCCTGACTGCTGAACTGGCTTCCGGCTGGCAATCTTACACGGTAAAACGCACGGCGCTGCCTGCCGCGCATGAAGGACATTTCGGGCAATACGAATTCTGGCAGCAGATACAGGATTTCCTGCAACCGGGCGATATTCTGGTCGCGGAGCAGGGAACTGCGTGTTTCGGCGCGGCGGCGCTGAACCTTCCGGAAGATTGCCAGTTTGTCGTCCAGCCGCTGTGGGGTTCGATTGGTTTTACGCTGCCCGCCGCGTTTGGCGTGCAGATCGCGGCTCCCGCGCGCCGTGTGGTGCTGCTCATCGGCGACGGCTCGGCACAACTGACCCTTCAGGGGCTGGGCGCGGCGATCCGTTACGGCCTGCCGCCGGTGATTTTCGTCATTAACAATGACGGCTATACCGTTGAACGGGCGATCCACGGCGAAACGCAGCGCTACAACGACATCGCGCAGTGGAACTGGACGCAGTTCCCGTCGGCGTTTGGCGGCAAAGATGTTTTCACCGCGCGGGCCGATTCTCCGCAGGCTCTGAAAGAGGCGATAGAAAAAGCCAGCGCACATCGCCAGATGGCCTGGATTGAAGTGGTTCTGCCGAAAATGGATATCCCCGAACTGTTAAGCTCAGTGACGAAATCGCTGGCGAAACGTAACTCAGGGCAATAA
- a CDS encoding LysR family transcriptional regulator, translating into MRYSPEALIAFVEAADAGSFSAAARKLRKSQSTVSTAIANLEVDLGVTLFDRQSRHPVLTPAGQRVLSHVQAILAASERLDELAVRLSTQTETRLTFVLSDTYQPTHHEALLRRFERRYPDIEFECQIAEDQDVIELLQSGRAHIGMVEVQASYPPDIGAARLPEQTDMSIFCSREYPLAKMESLQPEQLHTFRELCLQPYSRRDMPRAQGQVWSAPSYLMLLEMAEQGFGWATLPHWLVKQFGHDKLVTLPLRGWPKKISVDAVWSKNNQPGPAGSWFIDQLIDPPETDDDLLP; encoded by the coding sequence ATGCGCTATTCACCGGAAGCCCTGATTGCCTTTGTGGAGGCGGCCGATGCCGGATCTTTCTCCGCCGCCGCGCGTAAATTGCGAAAAAGCCAGTCGACGGTCAGCACGGCCATCGCCAATCTGGAAGTGGATCTTGGCGTGACGCTGTTCGACCGCCAGAGCCGCCACCCGGTGCTGACACCTGCCGGGCAGCGCGTGCTGAGCCACGTTCAGGCCATTCTGGCCGCCAGTGAGCGCCTTGATGAGCTGGCCGTGCGGTTATCCACGCAGACTGAAACCCGCCTGACGTTTGTGCTTTCCGATACCTATCAGCCGACGCACCATGAAGCGCTGCTGCGCCGGTTTGAGCGACGTTATCCGGATATCGAATTTGAATGTCAGATTGCCGAAGATCAGGACGTGATTGAGCTGTTGCAGTCCGGGCGCGCGCATATCGGGATGGTGGAAGTGCAGGCGAGTTATCCGCCGGATATTGGCGCGGCGCGTCTGCCCGAGCAGACGGATATGTCGATTTTTTGCAGCCGGGAGTATCCGCTGGCGAAGATGGAGAGTCTGCAACCCGAGCAGCTACATACGTTTCGCGAACTGTGTTTGCAGCCTTACAGCCGCCGCGATATGCCGCGCGCACAGGGCCAGGTGTGGTCAGCGCCCAGTTATCTGATGCTGCTGGAAATGGCGGAACAGGGGTTTGGCTGGGCGACGCTGCCGCACTGGCTGGTGAAGCAGTTCGGGCATGACAAACTGGTGACGCTGCCGTTGCGCGGCTGGCCGAAGAAGATTTCCGTGGATGCGGTGTGGAGTAAAAATAATCAGCCCGGCCCGGCGGGAAGCTGGTTCATCGACCAGCTGATTGACCCGCCGGAGACGGACGACGATTTATTGCCCTGA
- a CDS encoding multidrug/biocide efflux PACE transporter: MSKQTRNSSQKTLGERIFHAVGFETLAVLISAPAAAWALNKPIWEMGALAIMLSTTAMVWNIIYNTFFDKFWPVTRVVRTLKIRIAHALGFEGGFILIGLPIAALWLGIGLLDAFMLEIGFFLFFLPYTVAYNWLYDTLRQRWMQRRETVQDCPAKH; this comes from the coding sequence ATGTCTAAGCAAACACGCAATTCATCTCAGAAAACATTGGGCGAGCGCATCTTCCATGCCGTCGGCTTCGAGACGCTGGCCGTCCTGATCTCCGCCCCGGCAGCCGCATGGGCGCTGAATAAACCGATCTGGGAAATGGGCGCGCTGGCGATCATGTTGTCGACGACAGCAATGGTGTGGAACATTATTTACAACACCTTCTTCGACAAATTCTGGCCGGTGACCCGCGTGGTGCGGACGCTGAAAATCCGTATTGCACACGCACTGGGGTTTGAAGGCGGGTTCATTCTGATTGGTCTGCCGATTGCCGCGCTGTGGCTGGGTATTGGCCTGCTCGATGCGTTCATGCTGGAAATCGGGTTCTTCCTGTTCTTCCTGCCGTACACCGTGGCTTATAACTGGCTGTACGACACGCTGCGCCAGCGCTGGATGCAGCGCCGCGAAACGGTTCAGGATTGCCCGGCTAAACATTAA